A genomic stretch from Mesoaciditoga lauensis cd-1655R = DSM 25116 includes:
- a CDS encoding amino acid ABC transporter permease encodes MQFLIDSTTVLLRGTLVTVELTVTSLFLATAVAIFIALAEVYGNTWLKITATAYERIIRSIPILVIMFIVFFGFPTIGIRFDPFVAAVISLGIRSSAYQSQIFRGALLAVSRGQVLAAKSLGMTGVQTFFHITFPQALRFSIAPLTNEFTIVLKDTSIAYALGVTELLREGTYIVSTTYEPLLIYSMCAAIYFIITFGTNKFIFSVEKKFSIPGYEVRGVERA; translated from the coding sequence ATGCAGTTTCTAATAGACTCCACTACAGTACTGTTAAGAGGTACATTGGTAACGGTTGAGCTAACCGTTACCTCTCTTTTTCTTGCAACAGCGGTGGCGATATTCATCGCTTTGGCAGAAGTTTACGGAAACACCTGGTTAAAGATAACTGCCACAGCTTACGAAAGGATCATCCGGAGCATTCCAATTCTTGTAATAATGTTCATAGTGTTTTTCGGATTTCCCACAATAGGAATTAGATTTGATCCATTTGTGGCAGCGGTGATCTCTTTGGGAATAAGAAGCTCAGCTTACCAATCACAGATATTTAGGGGAGCTCTTCTGGCTGTTTCTCGCGGACAAGTTCTTGCGGCCAAATCGTTGGGGATGACTGGTGTCCAAACGTTTTTCCACATCACATTCCCTCAAGCGTTAAGGTTCTCCATTGCACCCTTGACCAACGAATTCACCATCGTCTTAAAAGACACTTCCATCGCTTACGCTTTGGGGGTTACGGAACTTCTCAGAGAAGGCACTTACATAGTTTCCACCACATATGAACCTCTTCTTATTTATTCCATGTGTGCGGCCATATATTTCATCATAACTTTTGGAACAAACAAATTCATATTCAGCGTGGAGAAAAAATTCTCCATTCCGGGATATGAAGTTAGGGGAGTTGAAAGAGCATGA
- a CDS encoding amino acid ABC transporter ATP-binding protein, which produces MKLLEVKNLKKRYGDKEILKGISFSMDKSETVVVIGPSGTGKSTMLACINMLTPPDEGDILLDGESIVRTKNIEKMRQKIGMVFQEFNLFNHLTVLDNVRIGPWKVKKIPKEKATKIALKNLKKVGLEDRMDAYPAELSGGQKQRVGIARALAMEPDLILFDEPTSALDPELVGEVLEVMRNLAKEGMTMLIVTHEMSFARDIADRIIFMENGYIIEEGTPDKILFHPEKDRTREFLAKFRRE; this is translated from the coding sequence ATGAAGCTTCTTGAAGTTAAAAACTTGAAAAAACGGTACGGCGACAAAGAGATCTTGAAGGGCATATCTTTCTCCATGGATAAAAGTGAAACAGTCGTCGTTATTGGGCCATCTGGTACTGGAAAATCGACGATGTTGGCCTGCATAAACATGCTCACCCCTCCAGATGAAGGAGACATATTGTTGGATGGCGAGAGCATAGTGAGAACCAAGAACATAGAGAAAATGAGACAGAAGATAGGTATGGTTTTCCAAGAATTCAATCTTTTCAACCATTTAACCGTTTTAGACAACGTTCGAATAGGCCCTTGGAAAGTCAAAAAGATCCCTAAGGAAAAGGCCACAAAAATAGCCTTAAAGAACTTAAAAAAAGTTGGTCTTGAAGACAGAATGGACGCCTATCCAGCTGAACTTTCTGGAGGACAAAAGCAGAGAGTGGGCATTGCGCGTGCGCTCGCAATGGAACCGGATTTGATCCTTTTTGATGAACCAACATCTGCCCTTGATCCGGAGTTGGTTGGAGAAGTTCTGGAAGTTATGCGTAATCTTGCCAAAGAGGGAATGACGATGCTGATAGTTACACATGAAATGTCATTTGCAAGAGATATAGCCGACAGGATAATCTTCATGGAAAATGGTTACATAATCGAGGAAGGAACACCTGACAAGATTTTGTTTCACCCCGAAAAGGATAGAACTCGCGAATTCCTCGCGAAATTCAGGAGAGAATGA
- a CDS encoding DciA family protein, translating to MSERRIDKVFKTLSSTNPFFSELEKRVKINSIWKEMVGDFLASKTYVSISNDKTLEVWTKDSLVLSEVRFEAPKFLRTLKEKGIDLKKIRVKRLI from the coding sequence GTGTCTGAACGCAGAATAGATAAAGTCTTCAAAACTTTATCAAGTACGAATCCTTTTTTTTCAGAATTAGAAAAGAGGGTGAAGATCAACTCCATCTGGAAAGAGATGGTAGGAGATTTTTTGGCGTCAAAAACGTACGTTTCTATTTCAAACGACAAAACTTTAGAAGTATGGACAAAAGACTCACTTGTACTTTCTGAAGTGAGATTTGAAGCGCCAAAATTCTTAAGAACGTTAAAAGAAAAAGGCATAGATTTAAAAAAAATAAGGGTAAAAAGATTGATATAA
- the gyrB gene encoding DNA topoisomerase (ATP-hydrolyzing) subunit B, protein MENNNYNYNAGSIRILRGLEAVRKRPGMYIGSTGSAGLHHLINEIVDNSVDEATAGFCDWVKVEITPGSVVIIEDNGRGIPVDEHPEEHKSALEVVMTDLHAGAKFSQNTYKVSGGLHGVGASVVNALSEWMEVYVKRNGKIYYQKYERGVPLEPVKIIGEAQGSGTKSIFKPDSEIFRTIEFDRRIVEHRLMELAFLNKNLTIEFVDSREEEPYRKIFHYEGGIIEFVKYLSKNSKLIVENPIYFTGKKDGVEVECAFTYTNNYDENLVAFVNNINTVEGGTHVTAFHWSLTRIMNDFARRLGILKKDSENFKGNDTREGLVAVLSVKVPEPQFEGQTKAKLGNEEVTDVVNSVMQDKLPEILELDQKNLKRILERISQALAARIASRKARELVRRKSALENTSLPGKLADCTMSGKENSEIFIVEGDSAGGSAKQGRDRNLQAILPLRGKILNVEKASMERLLKNEQINNIIVALGTNIGEDFDISKLRYDRIVIMTDADVDGAHIRTLLLTLFYRYMRPLLEEGKVYSAVPPLYKITFGKNHAYAYSDEELREIVDDLKSKNQKFDVQRYKGLGEMNPEQLWETTMNPETRKMMKIEIEDAEYASDVFRILMGNDVESRRDFITRHALNATNIDV, encoded by the coding sequence ATGGAAAACAACAATTACAACTACAATGCGGGAAGCATTAGGATTTTGCGTGGCCTTGAGGCGGTTAGAAAAAGGCCAGGAATGTACATAGGTTCGACCGGTTCAGCTGGGTTACATCATCTCATAAACGAAATAGTAGATAACAGTGTTGACGAAGCAACTGCCGGTTTTTGTGACTGGGTAAAAGTTGAGATAACTCCTGGATCGGTTGTGATAATCGAAGACAATGGAAGAGGAATTCCTGTAGATGAACATCCGGAAGAGCATAAAAGCGCACTTGAAGTCGTCATGACGGATTTGCACGCTGGTGCCAAATTTTCCCAAAACACCTATAAGGTAAGTGGAGGGCTTCACGGTGTTGGCGCTAGCGTTGTCAACGCTTTAAGTGAATGGATGGAAGTTTACGTAAAAAGAAACGGAAAGATCTATTACCAAAAGTACGAGCGGGGCGTGCCACTTGAACCCGTGAAAATCATAGGTGAAGCACAAGGCAGTGGCACGAAAAGTATATTCAAGCCCGATTCCGAAATATTCAGAACCATTGAGTTCGATAGAAGAATAGTAGAACACCGCTTGATGGAGCTCGCATTTTTGAACAAAAACCTTACCATAGAATTCGTTGATTCAAGAGAAGAGGAACCCTATAGAAAAATCTTTCACTACGAAGGTGGAATAATCGAGTTTGTCAAATATCTTTCCAAGAATTCCAAGCTTATCGTTGAGAATCCAATTTATTTCACCGGCAAAAAAGATGGCGTAGAAGTTGAATGCGCTTTCACTTACACAAACAACTATGACGAAAACCTTGTGGCCTTCGTTAACAACATAAACACCGTTGAAGGTGGAACACATGTAACAGCTTTTCATTGGAGTCTAACAAGAATCATGAACGATTTTGCCAGGCGGCTTGGCATTTTGAAAAAAGATTCCGAAAATTTCAAAGGAAACGACACGCGTGAGGGACTTGTCGCCGTCTTAAGCGTAAAAGTTCCAGAACCACAATTTGAAGGCCAAACGAAGGCAAAACTTGGAAATGAAGAAGTTACAGATGTTGTGAATTCCGTAATGCAGGATAAATTGCCGGAAATTTTGGAATTGGATCAGAAGAATTTGAAGAGAATCCTTGAAAGGATATCTCAAGCGTTGGCCGCTCGCATAGCATCTAGAAAAGCTCGTGAGTTGGTAAGAAGAAAGAGCGCGCTCGAAAACACGTCCTTGCCTGGAAAGCTCGCTGACTGCACGATGAGCGGAAAAGAGAATTCGGAAATATTCATCGTTGAGGGAGACTCGGCAGGAGGTTCTGCAAAACAAGGAAGAGATAGAAACCTTCAAGCCATTCTTCCACTTAGAGGTAAGATATTGAATGTGGAAAAGGCAAGCATGGAAAGGCTCCTCAAGAATGAGCAAATAAACAACATAATCGTAGCTTTGGGAACAAACATCGGTGAAGACTTTGATATCTCTAAATTGAGATACGATAGAATAGTGATAATGACCGATGCCGATGTGGATGGCGCTCATATAAGAACTTTGCTGTTGACACTTTTCTACAGATACATGAGGCCTCTCTTGGAAGAGGGAAAGGTTTATTCCGCCGTTCCACCGCTTTACAAGATAACGTTTGGTAAAAATCATGCTTACGCGTACAGCGATGAAGAGCTGAGAGAGATCGTTGACGATCTCAAATCGAAAAACCAGAAATTCGATGTTCAAAGATACAAAGGCCTCGGTGAGATGAACCCAGAACAGCTGTGGGAAACAACCATGAATCCAGAGACGAGAAAGATGATGAAAATAGAGATAGAAGATGCTGAATACGCAAGCGACGTGTTTAGAATACTGATGGGAAACGACGTGGAAAGCAGGAGAGATTTCATAACAAGACACGCTTTAAACGCAACGAACATAGACGTGTAA
- a CDS encoding ABC transporter ATP-binding protein, with product MCEIEVRNLEYSYYGMNKKALDGVNFSVCKGEFVGIIGPNGSGKTTLVKALTSILPYKGSVRIKGKEVREYSKKEFARIVGVASQEFIPAYDMKAKEIVEMGRIPYTGILGKLSFEDEKVVEDAFKILEIENLMNRMFYSLSGGERQMVYAAKVFAQDPEILILDEASAHLDIGHVETLLNKILKTFKKGGRTVLATFHDINQAIMFSDRLIVMKNGKIFAQGEPSEILTEELVYEVYGASCSLVRHPKSGKISVLIDLEDERNSFRSQNIESLFQNSQQVLK from the coding sequence TTGTGTGAAATAGAAGTAAGAAATTTGGAGTATTCGTATTACGGAATGAATAAAAAAGCGTTGGATGGCGTAAACTTTTCCGTTTGCAAGGGGGAATTCGTGGGGATAATAGGCCCAAACGGTTCCGGAAAAACCACGCTGGTTAAAGCGTTAACATCCATTTTGCCTTATAAAGGTAGCGTGCGAATTAAGGGTAAAGAAGTAAGGGAATATTCAAAAAAGGAATTTGCTCGTATCGTTGGCGTAGCCTCCCAGGAGTTCATCCCGGCTTACGATATGAAAGCAAAAGAAATAGTGGAGATGGGTAGAATCCCTTACACAGGAATTTTGGGAAAGTTGTCTTTTGAAGATGAAAAAGTTGTTGAAGATGCTTTTAAAATATTGGAAATAGAAAACCTGATGAATAGAATGTTCTACTCGTTAAGCGGCGGAGAAAGGCAAATGGTGTATGCTGCAAAAGTATTTGCTCAGGATCCTGAGATATTAATTTTAGATGAGGCAAGCGCCCATCTGGATATAGGGCATGTTGAAACGTTGCTCAACAAGATATTGAAGACCTTTAAAAAGGGTGGTAGAACCGTCTTGGCGACTTTTCACGATATAAACCAGGCGATAATGTTTTCAGACAGATTGATAGTCATGAAAAACGGAAAGATATTCGCCCAAGGAGAACCTTCTGAGATTTTGACAGAAGAGCTCGTATACGAAGTATATGGAGCTTCTTGTTCGCTTGTTAGGCATCCAAAAAGTGGAAAGATCAGCGTGCTTATAGATTTGGAAGATGAACGAAATTCTTTTCGATCTCAAAATATCGAGAGCCTATTTCAGAATTCTCAACAAGTTTTGAAATAA
- a CDS encoding amino acid ABC transporter permease, giving the protein MNHFISVFIQGFPLLIGGLKFTLVLASVSIVFGFIIGIFIAIERVYGKKLAYGLSTAYVEIIRGTPLLVQLFILYFSLPQIGIHLSPLAASIISFSLNSGAYQAEYIRGALQSVEKGQLKAALSLGMTKWQAIRTIIMPQALRKVLPSWTNEFVYLVKYTSLAYLVGVPELTAQGEFFASRNFEFMNVFLGVALLYLLVIFAITWTFSAVEKRVKIPGV; this is encoded by the coding sequence ATGAATCATTTCATAAGCGTATTCATTCAAGGCTTTCCTCTTCTCATTGGAGGATTGAAATTCACATTGGTGTTGGCCTCCGTTTCAATAGTTTTTGGATTCATAATAGGAATTTTCATAGCTATTGAAAGGGTGTATGGAAAGAAATTGGCCTATGGCCTTTCCACCGCATATGTTGAAATAATAAGAGGGACCCCATTGTTGGTCCAACTATTCATTCTTTATTTTTCTCTCCCCCAAATAGGAATTCACCTTTCACCACTGGCGGCTTCCATCATAAGTTTTTCTTTGAACAGTGGTGCTTATCAAGCTGAATACATAAGGGGGGCGCTGCAATCCGTTGAGAAAGGACAATTGAAAGCGGCGCTTTCGTTGGGAATGACAAAATGGCAGGCCATAAGGACGATAATAATGCCTCAGGCTTTAAGAAAGGTGTTGCCATCTTGGACAAATGAATTCGTGTATCTCGTAAAATACACTTCACTTGCCTATTTGGTTGGCGTGCCTGAATTAACCGCTCAAGGAGAATTCTTTGCAAGCAGGAATTTCGAATTTATGAACGTTTTCCTGGGTGTAGCGCTGTTATATTTGCTTGTTATATTTGCGATAACATGGACCTTCTCAGCGGTCGAAAAACGCGTAAAAATACCTGGTGTTTGA
- a CDS encoding FecCD family ABC transporter permease — protein sequence MTLPVLVIFVFLNLAFGSVYIPIPDIFKSLVGMKVSNVQNIIIMQLRLPRILLGLGVGAALASTGNAFQAMMKNPLADPYILGVSSGAAFGAILINVLAQMYNPNLIFYTWIFAFIFGITAAAITYLVARKNGKLPVTELILSGVMVNLLFSAGVTFLIVYGWRNVQMTSFWLLGSLAGSGWNSVLFVGIVSTAISTFFTLIGKYLNAMTVGEEEAIHVGVRVEMLKLTVFVVGTFATAVAVSASGIIGFVGLIMPHMARRLFGTDHRISMPASAVLGGVFLVVCDSIARTAFTPAEMPIGTITALIGSPVFIYILRRRKEIV from the coding sequence TTGACCCTTCCCGTTTTGGTGATATTCGTATTTTTGAATTTGGCATTTGGCTCTGTTTACATTCCCATCCCAGATATCTTTAAAAGCCTGGTGGGTATGAAAGTTTCCAACGTTCAAAATATCATCATAATGCAATTACGCCTCCCAAGAATTCTGCTTGGATTAGGCGTGGGTGCAGCATTAGCATCGACCGGTAACGCTTTTCAAGCCATGATGAAAAATCCATTGGCCGACCCATACATCCTTGGAGTTTCATCTGGGGCAGCATTCGGTGCTATCCTCATAAACGTTTTAGCCCAAATGTACAATCCAAATTTGATATTTTACACATGGATATTCGCTTTTATATTCGGAATAACGGCAGCTGCAATAACTTACCTTGTGGCAAGAAAAAATGGCAAGTTACCGGTAACGGAACTGATTCTAAGTGGCGTAATGGTAAATCTTCTTTTCAGTGCGGGCGTTACCTTTCTCATCGTTTACGGTTGGAGAAACGTTCAGATGACATCTTTTTGGCTTTTGGGAAGTTTGGCAGGGAGTGGATGGAATTCCGTCTTGTTCGTTGGAATAGTTTCAACGGCAATTTCCACGTTTTTCACTTTGATCGGGAAATATCTTAATGCCATGACGGTTGGAGAAGAAGAAGCTATACACGTAGGTGTTAGGGTTGAAATGCTAAAATTAACGGTTTTTGTCGTCGGAACATTTGCCACCGCTGTAGCGGTTTCTGCATCTGGTATCATAGGCTTCGTCGGGTTGATAATGCCGCATATGGCCAGGCGGCTATTTGGCACAGATCACAGAATATCCATGCCTGCCAGTGCCGTTTTAGGAGGAGTTTTTTTGGTCGTATGTGATTCCATAGCGAGAACAGCCTTTACTCCTGCCGAAATGCCAATAGGAACGATCACAGCTTTGATCGGATCGCCGGTATTTATATACATCCTTAGGAGGCGAAAGGAAATTGTGTGA
- a CDS encoding basic amino acid ABC transporter substrate-binding protein codes for MKKIFLLFVIISVLALSLGMAATYIVGTSADFPPFEYVQNGKYVGFDMELINAIANVEGFKVQIRDMSFDSLIPALKAGVIDIAIAGMTITNERQKIVDFSDPYWYANQDVIVKKDSNFNVTVLCGNHTIGVQTGTTGDLWVSDNLVKAGYLNKNNVKRYQSFIYSLQALLNGSVDANVLDSPVAERFAEMKPVKIVATLVTGESYGIAVRKGNSELLAKINDGLKKVKSSGEMTKLIDKYFGK; via the coding sequence ATGAAAAAAATTTTTCTTCTTTTCGTAATCATATCCGTTTTGGCTCTTTCACTGGGCATGGCAGCTACGTACATAGTCGGAACTTCCGCAGATTTTCCACCATTTGAATACGTGCAAAACGGGAAATACGTGGGTTTTGACATGGAACTCATAAATGCCATCGCAAATGTGGAGGGATTTAAAGTTCAGATAAGAGATATGTCATTTGATTCTCTTATACCTGCCTTAAAGGCTGGGGTTATCGATATAGCCATTGCAGGTATGACTATAACGAATGAAAGGCAGAAGATAGTCGATTTCTCTGATCCTTATTGGTACGCGAATCAGGATGTCATAGTGAAAAAAGATTCCAATTTCAACGTAACCGTTTTGTGTGGTAATCACACGATAGGTGTTCAAACAGGGACAACCGGAGATTTATGGGTAAGCGATAATCTTGTGAAAGCGGGATACTTGAATAAAAACAACGTAAAAAGGTATCAAAGCTTCATTTATTCTCTTCAGGCTTTGCTCAATGGTTCCGTTGATGCAAACGTTTTAGATAGCCCTGTCGCAGAAAGATTTGCGGAAATGAAGCCTGTCAAGATAGTTGCCACACTCGTAACGGGAGAATCTTACGGTATAGCCGTTAGGAAAGGCAATTCTGAATTGTTGGCAAAGATAAACGATGGTTTGAAAAAGGTTAAATCTTCTGGAGAGATGACCAAACTCATAGATAAATATTTCGGAAAGTGA